From the genome of Poecilia reticulata strain Guanapo linkage group LG22, Guppy_female_1.0+MT, whole genome shotgun sequence:
TATTAAAGGGGAGGGGATCTGAATCCGAAATCGTTTGGCCAGATCTAAAAACGTAAATAGTATTGACAAAAAACCTGATTGGTGCACTCCTAATGAATGTGAccctttttataaaatattggCCTTTATTAATCAGTAAAttgacagaaaaggaaaagacatACAGCACAGTGGCagagaccgggaatcgaacccggaACAACCGGACCGAGGACAACAGCTTCTGCGCGCTACACCAATTGAGCCACCRAAATGTACccaattaaacatttgtttctaaatgtgggtataaatatgttcaaaacaatttttctaaatgttaatAATGAGTGATGCgtatgtttttaatgcagtATGCAAAATATAAGTACAAAATAACTGKTAAATCTGGTCATACTGCATTAATTTTCGGATCAGTGTAACAATAATTAACTTGGAATAATTCAACAGTGTTTCTGACCGAAATGCAACCCCTGACCTCCAGGTAAACGTACCGAAGYGCCCTCATGATGAGCTTGTACTCCGAGTATCTCTCCTTGAGCACCACCATCTCCACCGGGTCAACGGATACAGGCACTTTAATCCGTCCTTCTTTGGACTTGGCCACCGGGTCGGTGCGRGACTTTCGGCCCCGGACAGCCTCCACGAGCACGGAGCTCCTGGGCACGAGGAGCCGGGCMGCCTGGACGCTCCGTCCGCCGATGACCTGGAACATGTCGGTAGCTGTAAAGACCTAGTTAGTAACTGTTCCTGATAATTGAAMGTATTGCAGTGTTTAACTAGCAACAAAATTTAACATTGAGACGCAAGCGTCAGAGACACAAcatggcagccatgtttgtgTCCTATGACAAGCGGAAGTAATCAAAAGACGGATGTTTGCTGGTTCTTTTACTGCCATCTGTCGGTGATGCTATGTATAGCGCTTCGTATTGTTTARAACTCTTGAGCTAGCTATTTatgttgaatgtattttatttgtcaaatgtttgtcggcaaatataaacttttatttttattcaccattttagtttaatatatttaagcataagttttttatattaaggaaaaataaaatatgaaacagtgATTTTTACCTTGGCACCAACAGTGtaagtattttgtgtttatatttgagaaaatatctcagaaaagtatttttgaggAGGGGGTttcatgttgcaaccacaaacagTAATGCATTGTATGGCATTGTATCTAACTGACAAATTGATAACCGTCAAGTGAAAGSAAGATGTATGACAGAGAGTACATTTTACTCCAAATTTGCTTATAAAGATCCAGATGGGGCACATATTCTTAATGGTAACAAATTGTTCTTGACTCATCTTGACTTCCGTGTTGtttggtgttatttttattattactcacaggaaaaaaatcatGCTTTCTTCTTCGTTCAGGGAAACATTTCCTCCACTGTTATACTGWCTGTGCCTTATGACAGCTGAAGGACTGTGCTGATGTTTTCAATTCCCTAAGAGAAGTGAAGTACATCAAAAAGTTGCTTACTCGTGTAGTCATATTGCTGCATCTGCAGTCAACTGTGCATTCTGTTTCTTTCCTTGGGATTTAGAGTTATTGTTAGAAGTTATTTATAGTGCTGCAGGCCGTCTGTCAACTCAGTACAAATCGATAAATGCTTCGATGTGTCAGTCTTTCAGTACAGATACTTTAAGTGGGAAGAGAAGGAAGTAGGATGCTTTACTGTTGTAGTTTGCTAATTTTCTCTTGTTAAGCACAATATTTAAGGAAATGTTTCTGGTGCCGtacattacataaaatatatgaatCAGAAATCTCATAATATGTTTCTTGTGCCAGATAATCCAGTCAGGTGACAAACAGAAGATGCACATGTCTTCTTTTATCTTTATGGTTTGGAATATGgctaaacttaaaattaaactttaggYTTGAATACTTTGTAAGGATGTCTGAgatataaattaaaacacaaatacacagaTGCAGGTCAGTTATGTGTTTATTCAGCTTGTTGTTGGTTGTTACAAGGACAAGGACACCGATCGTTATGGTGCCGACTTTGTACGGTTTTCACAGGTGTAGATCCGAAATCAACCGACATAGAACAAGAGGCTTCCTTAGATAGAGCTGTCATGTTGagatttttctagtttttaatgACTTAGAAGAGCAAATTTGGCACAAATCGTCTATGAGACAAACAATTTCTCAAGACAAAACTCTAAAACTTAATAGCATTTACGTGTCTGGAAGTTGGGTGGTTTATTACACATCCAAAGAGCCAATTATCCAGTCATAAAGAGCAGATTCACCCAATTTTTGTACTACAAAATCATAGAACAGAGTAGGTCTTGTGGTCATCAGTTTAAAAGAGATGTTTAAAGTTACCGCCTCTAAGTTATTACCGGAAAACCGGATGCAGGGGACTGCTTCACTGATTGGTTGAGTtccaggtggaaaaaaaatatgcggCAGAAAAGATCCAAGCATTGAGAGATGACTGGATTTCTTTCCGTCTCCTTCACAAACAGCTGGTCAAATGTTCGGATACAGAGGGATCAAGAAAGTCCAGTGGCTAACTGCTGCTTGGACCTTAGCCTGCCTTAACGGAGAGGAACTCAGCCAAAGCAAAACTGCCACCTGCTTTTGTTACATAACTAATGCAGTCCAGCCACTCTGTGTTGGACAGGTCGCCATCTTCATGATGTGTGGTGTCAGGACGTGTGTAGAAGAAGGGGGACTTCTTATGGACCTCTTGTTTAGCACAAGGGCGCTGCCGTCTTGAGAGAgatgagtttctgtttttggtaTGTTTCTTGGAARGGTTGATGAATGGTTGTTTCAGAAAGACTGAAGTTAGAGGAAAGGTGAGAGGGGGATAAAGAATGTTGGGGAAGAACATTTAAGGAAGAGAAAAGGGGGGCTGGGTTTCTGAAGATATCAGTAGGTTTTAATTTAGAGCTGGAAGGAGAGGGTAGGTCAGCCGAATCTCCTCCCCTTCCAAGAGTTTCctgcaagagaaaaaaagacagaggatATGCATCAGATAGAACTTAGCGAGTGAGTTTGCTTACTTAGAGCAAACAAAACAGTGTCTCACCGGTACGCGGCAATTTCAATGTCAAGGGCCATCTTGACGTTGAGAAGGTCTTGGTAATCTCTCAGGTAGCGCGCCATCTCTTGCTTCGCCTCAGTAATGTCCTGCTCCAGTTCACTTATCCTCACCTACGAATAGAAAAAACACAGCTCCTCATCATCACAAATGATCACAAATCATCACAAATGATAGGAAAGTTACAATCATAATATAGCATTCTGATTCAGACTCATTCTCACCTGGTATTTCTCAACCTCCTTGGCCTGTGTGTCCTCCAAATCCTCCAGTTGCTTGTTTAGGGAGTTGATGACATTCCGGAGAGCTTCAATCTCAGACGAACGAGACTGAAGCAGCCTCCGGTACTCCATAGTCTCTTCCCGGATGGCGTGGACAGCTTCGTTGTTCTTGCTGGCCATCTCCGCCACACTCACAAACTTGCTCTTGTACCAGTCCTCGGCGGCCTGCATGTTCTTGTTGGCGAGCCGCTCGTACTGCGCCCGGATGTCCCGCAGGGCGGTGGAGAGGTCAGGCCTAGACAACTCTACGTCAACGCTGATGTTTGCCACCTGCAGCTGGGCCTGGAGCTCCGCTTGCTCTTCTGCAAAGACTTTCTTCAGGAAGACTATCTCGTCACACAGAGAGACCACAGTGGCCTCCGTGTCACAGTTGTAGAGGACGGCCCGACTCGCCTCCTCTCTGGCCCTCTGCAGGCCCTCCTCGGCATCCAGACGGYGCCTTGCCTGGTCTTCGTAGCGTTCCTTCATCTGCTCGTACACATCCCGCATGTAGTCCCTCTCTGCCTCCATCTGCATCTTCTCATTGTTCTCTGAGTCGATCATGGCTCTCAAACTCCGAGCTTCCCCCTCATAGAACCCCTGCAGCCGGGACGGGTCATTCTGCCTCCTCCTCAATGCGTCCAACTCGGCCAGCAGGGCTCGGTTCTGTAGCTCAAGGTGCCTCACCTTCTCGATGTAGGTGGCAAAGCGGTCGTTCAGGTCCACAAGCTGCTCCCTCTCCTGAGACCGCATTTCCAGCAGCTCGGTGTTGATGGAGCTCACCTGAACCAGATCCATCCTCTGCGAGCCGTTCGGCAGCGAAGAGGATGTCGTCTTCAGGATCCTCTTGCCGGATGGAGGAGCTCGGGGAGATGAGTACAGAGAGGACGACATGGAAGACTTGGTGGTAGGTCGGGAGCCTTTGTAGCTGTCCCAAGGACGTCGGTGGGAGAAGAAGGACTCGTAGCTCATGAtgatttttgttgtggttttttttttagggttttaagaaaaagatgtatgttttagtttcggaaggttttttttatgtccccCTTGTTCTGCACACCATCGGTGAGGATGAGTGTGCRTTTTGCACTGCACCAGTTCAGTGATGCTGCAGATCYGGAGCCTTTATAGAGTGAGCCtgctcccccctcctcctccaaaGAGAAACATCACTGGTGTCAGCATTTGCTAGACCAATAGCAAGCCTCTGCAGTGAAGAGAGAGGCGGTTTTCAGACTCTCTCACTCTCTGTCTGCAAGGCAGCAAGAGCCAGTGTACCAGAGCCAATGATCCTTTATTSTGCCTTTAAGAggactttgaaaacatttagctttcatttactgtaggttttttttcatggttatcttttattttttctccgtCTCCTTCTGTCACTGCAGGcttatgagaaaaataaatcaagcaaCAGCAAATGTGAAAGAATTGACCACCTTTTACTGCAATGACATCCGCAAGTCATTTGGACTATCATTAAGGGGCGGRCATTTTCTAATGTataaaaacaactcaagctGAAGTCAAATTGGATGGAGAGTCTCTTttccaagacttttttttatagtttatcAATTGGATAGTTCTGTACAACTGACTTGGTCATTCTAGGTTTCAACACGCCTTAATCAAATGGCTGGCATGTTAGATGGAACTAGCATGGTTAAATACCCATGATCTGCTGTATCTCTGACTGTATGTATGGGTTTTTGTCTGGCTCAATCTCAAGTATTTTGCATGATTTCCTTCTGTGTTGCCGTCTATTAATTTATGTTCATCTTCTCATCGATGATGGGAAGATGAACTAAGTTGGCTAAGTTCAGAAGCTATCTGAACTTAGCCAAAATAACCTCACAAGataatactgccaccaccatgtttcaagGATTGTGCAGTCAGAAAGGTTTTCAACTCAGTCAGGttttctaacaggttttcttccagttaGTTCTGTAATTATCTCAATCAATCTTCCATTAAACTTTATGTTACTGTCAGAATTTAACACTGGTACACCTATAAATTGGTACACCAATAAACGCTGATGAATTGGCCCCAATTTCCAGATTTTCTGGCAGATTGGCCAATGCTTACATGTGAAACTGATCTTACTTCTTTCTACCGCTCTTATCTACTTTAACAAATGTCTGTAAACCAGCCATTGTTGTGCCATGACAGAGGCCTGACATAGTCAtaccactgttgccaactcattCATATTTAGGGACTTTTTggacgaaaaaaaaaattgtttttggaaaaactgaATTGTCGGgtcatgttttttaaagattggtgatcagccagaaaacagaaaacagcaaacagcGCACCGCTGGAATTTAAGAAAAGTATTCCAACAACATGATGCTGTGACCCCCATGGAGTGACATGGAGATGGTGTGTTGAGGGAGATTCCATCACGCATAGCGTTTTGCATGTAATTCAGAAAATTCAAGTCGATGTTGTTAGGCAGATCCACATTTATTCAGTCTTTAAGAGGactttatcttgttttatttccttgcaACAGGGTTTGATGAATATCTCAGACAGTAGATACATGGAAGATGAAACGAGACAGCAAAGCAGGAACGCTTTTGGAAAATTACTTACATGTAACTGTTTTCTTACAACAGTtgacttttgactttttaatacATATTCTGCCTCgtctttaaatgtgttgttaGAAGAGAGAAcccaattctttttttaagcctCGGATAActtcttttctgtttacatGGTCTCTAACTTTGTTGGTGTCTACATTGCTGCAAATGCCCtttcatgttgcttttatgTCGTTTGTTTCCCGGGTGTCCAGATATATCCATTTGATCTAATTAGGTTGCAAACTGATGAGTCATTGATGCTCTTCAGTTGTCCTGACTCCAGCAGCGCGTGGGAGGCAYGACTGATGAAGAAAGTGCAAGCTGTACCTGCTGACACACAGAACTCCCCCTGCTGTTTATTCATTTACCAAAGAGTCAAAGTGAACGCATAAATCATTGTTTGTTGACGGAGAAGCAGTGAACAGCTAGGATCCTCTATAAGGGTTCACAGGTTTATCGGTCTGCATGTCCAGACTGATGAACGTTGCCTCAACATGTTGTCAAAGCCGCTCTGTCTTTGTTGTGTTGCTCAGCAAAGCACTGACCTCTTGACGTTGAACGGGAAAATCATTTATCAGTGcaggttttaataaataaagttcaccAAAAATCAACTGAGTAAGAACTTGAAACTTAATATATTAGAGAAAAGCCACAAAGTGTAATTTTCAGAACGTCGTATTGTAAATTTTCTAAGCCTGACAGGtactaatgttttaataactaatgagccagcaggtggcgccaTTATACAAGACTTGTGCTGCGGTACTGTGGCAACAATTCAGTCTTGCGGTTCAGGAAAAAGGGTATTGTTGTATAAAGTTGTTAGAAATGTTCCAATAAAAcctctttttgactttttattcatCCTTTTGAACTCAAAAAGAATCCAACAACTTATGAGTTGTGTA
Proteins encoded in this window:
- the neff2 gene encoding neurofilament light polypeptide — protein: MSYESFFSHRRPWDSYKGSRPTTKSSMSSSLYSSPRAPPSGKRILKTTSSSLPNGSQRMDLVQVSSINTELLEMRSQEREQLVDLNDRFATYIEKVRHLELQNRALLAELDALRRRQNDPSRLQGFYEGEARSLRAMIDSENNEKMQMEAERDYMRDVYEQMKERYEDQARXRLDAEEGLQRAREEASRAVLYNCDTEATVVSLCDEIVFLKKVFAEEQAELQAQLQVANISVDVELSRPDLSTALRDIRAQYERLANKNMQAAEDWYKSKFVSVAEMASKNNEAVHAIREETMEYRRLLQSRSSEIEALRNVINSLNKQLEDLEDTQAKEVEKYQVRISELEQDITEAKQEMARYLRDYQDLLNVKMALDIEIAAYRKLLEGEEIRLTYPLLPALN